TAGAGTACAGTATACGTTCCAGAAACAAACGATCACGAATAAATGTCAAATACATCATCACAATGGGAGTGGCGACAAGTGGTGTATGGTGACAGGATGGCGGTATCGGATCGTGAGCCTCTGTGGTGTCGTTCTCCTGACGATGCTCGCAGTGCTGGTGGCGAACCACGAACTCCCACAGTCGCTGTTTACGACGCACGTCCCCGTGTTCAACCGCCTCGACGTAACCGTTCTCTCGGGCAGTTCGCTCTACTGGGCGATGGGGTTGAGTGTCGCTGCCGTCGCTGGTGCGCTCATTCCGTTGTACAAACCGCAACCCCGGCGCGTGCTCGATACGATCTTTCTCGCTCAAAAGCGTATCATCGTCGGTGGCCTCGCGCTCTCGACGCTCGGGTATTTCAACTGGTCGTACCGCCTTCCGCGAGCGACACTCGTTATGACGATTGGCCTGCTACTGGTCATGATCCCGGTGTGGTTGATCTGGATCCGACACCGACCGGACGAGTCGGCCAAACGGGCGCTGATCGTGGGCGATGACCCCGGACAGATCGACCGGATCGCACCGGCCGTCACCTCGCCCATCTTTGGCTATCTCTGTCCGACCGGCGACATCGACGAATTTCGCGGGGGGTCATCGTCCACTACCGCCGCAGACGGCGGGGTCACCGACTCGTCACCTGCCACTGGCACTGATATCACGATGCTCAACCGCCTCGGCGGCCTCTCCCGCCTCGAAGACATCCTCGTCGAGTTCGATATCGACACCGTCGTGCTCGCATTTCGCCAGCCCGACCGCGCCGAGTTCTTCGGGACACTCGACGTGTGCCACGAACACGGCGTCGACGCGAAGACACATCGGGAGTACGCCGATAGCGTCCTCGTCTCCGAACGCGCCGTCGGCGATATCGTCACCGTCGACATCGAGCCGTGGGATCCGCTCGATCATCTGTTCAAACGCGGCTTCGACCTGCTGTTCGCGACTATCGGTCTCGTCCTGTTTGCACCACTAATGCTCGTCATCGCGCTGGCGATCACACTCGACAGCCCCGGGCCAGTCCTGTACAGTCAGGATCGCACCGCCGGTTTCGGCGAGACGTTTCCCGTCTACAAGTTCCGGACCATGGTCCCCGAGGGGGAATCTGCCGTTCCGTCATCCGATACGGAGAACGACCGGATTACGCGCGTGGGGCGTTTCTTGCGAAAAACACATCTCGACGAGTTGCCCCAACTGTGGTCGATTCTCTGCGGCGACATGAGCGTCGTCGGGCCACGGGCCGCCTGGACCGAAGAGGAGGTCTTGCTGGAAGAGGACGCACCCGCCTGGCGCAAGCGCTGGTTCGTCAAGCCGGGGCTGACCGGACTGGCACAGGTCAACGGCGCGAAAAGCACTGCTCCGCAGATGAAACTCCGATACGACCTCGA
The DNA window shown above is from Natrialba magadii ATCC 43099 and carries:
- a CDS encoding sugar transferase; this translates as MVTGWRYRIVSLCGVVLLTMLAVLVANHELPQSLFTTHVPVFNRLDVTVLSGSSLYWAMGLSVAAVAGALIPLYKPQPRRVLDTIFLAQKRIIVGGLALSTLGYFNWSYRLPRATLVMTIGLLLVMIPVWLIWIRHRPDESAKRALIVGDDPGQIDRIAPAVTSPIFGYLCPTGDIDEFRGGSSSTTAADGGVTDSSPATGTDITMLNRLGGLSRLEDILVEFDIDTVVLAFRQPDRAEFFGTLDVCHEHGVDAKTHREYADSVLVSERAVGDIVTVDIEPWDPLDHLFKRGFDLLFATIGLVLFAPLMLVIALAITLDSPGPVLYSQDRTAGFGETFPVYKFRTMVPEGESAVPSSDTENDRITRVGRFLRKTHLDELPQLWSILCGDMSVVGPRAAWTEEEVLLEEDAPAWRKRWFVKPGLTGLAQVNGAKSTAPQMKLRYDLEYIRRQSFWLDLKLVIRQCWGVVRDLWLAVWR